In Aureibaculum algae, the following are encoded in one genomic region:
- a CDS encoding carbonic anhydrase — MNLDSIFDNNKKWIHNKLAVDNDYFTKLGSGQNPELLYIGCSDSRVAAEDLMGLEPGDVFVHRNIANMVISIDLNVMSVVNYAVDHLKVNHVVVCGHYACGGVKAAMQSADLGILNPWLRNIRDVYRIHKAELDGIKDEEKKYDRLVELNVQEQCVNLIKTAAVQKAYRERDLKVHGWVFDIHTGKLIDLKIDFENILEHIMEIYHLD; from the coding sequence ATGAATTTAGATAGTATTTTTGATAATAATAAAAAGTGGATTCATAATAAGTTAGCTGTAGATAATGACTACTTTACTAAATTAGGAAGTGGTCAAAACCCGGAGTTATTGTATATAGGATGCTCAGATAGTAGGGTAGCAGCTGAAGATTTAATGGGCTTAGAACCTGGCGATGTTTTTGTACACAGAAACATCGCCAATATGGTTATTAGCATTGATTTAAATGTAATGTCAGTTGTTAATTATGCCGTTGATCATTTAAAAGTAAATCATGTTGTTGTTTGTGGGCATTATGCTTGTGGTGGTGTAAAAGCTGCTATGCAATCGGCAGATTTAGGTATTTTAAACCCTTGGTTGAGAAATATTAGAGATGTATATCGTATTCATAAGGCAGAGTTAGATGGAATAAAAGATGAAGAAAAAAAGTATGATAGGTTAGTTGAATTGAACGTGCAAGAACAATGTGTTAATTTAATTAAAACAGCAGCAGTACAAAAAGCATATAGAGAGAGAGATTTAAAAGTTCATGGTTGGGTTTTTGATATACATACGGGGAAATTGATTGATTTGAAAATTGATTTTGAAAATATCTTAGAACATATAATGGAGATCTATCATTTAGATTAA
- a CDS encoding SulP family inorganic anion transporter, which translates to MKKLFSNFRGDAFGGITAGIVALPLALAFGVSSGLGPSAGLYGAIFISFFAALFGGTSTQISGPTAPMTAVSMVIIAGLVAAYDGDVNKALPVILAVFLLAGLMQIGLGVLGFGKYIKYIPYPVVSGFMTAIGVIILVTQILPAVGYYPKEDAEYVNQFKPQAEEIILDNILKEEAGEGILVLENFKETIVRAELITPADIDKESKTLAGKEASGVLGTFKVIGRALQNINFLELMLALATIIIIYGFKRITTKIPSALVALVVVSGVAVGFGLDYRPIEQIPTGLPIPKFEIFTEFSLSALTPYIFTALTLALLGAIDSLLTSVVADNMTKTKHKPNKELVGQGIGNTIGALFGGLPGAGATIRTVVNINAGGKTRLSGMIAGVMLLIILLVLSPVASQIPAAVLAGILITVGIGVMDYKGLRAIPSLPRDAKIAGIKVSSEVIIMIVVLLLSTFWNLVYAVGIGLVIASLMFMKKIGDLTAKRSDVKSLSKEKYWDDEMEMPEILKEEVFIKHVKGPLFFGSTSEFQSLAKQIPETATAVVFRMDRMQYLDQSGLYALEDVFVDLKQQGKDVLLVDVLEQPYYLMERIDIIPDLIPKENIFTTFKECLVWIKANVSDNSTKNNK; encoded by the coding sequence CGGCACTTTTTGGGGGTACGAGTACTCAAATATCGGGTCCAACAGCACCAATGACTGCTGTGAGTATGGTTATAATTGCAGGTTTAGTAGCTGCCTATGATGGAGATGTTAACAAAGCATTACCTGTAATTTTAGCGGTTTTCTTATTGGCGGGCTTAATGCAGATAGGGCTTGGTGTTCTTGGGTTTGGTAAATATATAAAATACATACCTTACCCAGTAGTTTCTGGGTTTATGACAGCCATTGGCGTTATTATTTTAGTGACTCAAATATTACCCGCGGTTGGTTATTACCCGAAGGAAGATGCAGAATATGTAAATCAATTTAAACCTCAAGCAGAGGAGATTATATTAGATAATATTTTAAAAGAAGAAGCAGGAGAAGGAATATTGGTCTTGGAAAATTTTAAAGAGACTATTGTAAGAGCTGAATTAATCACTCCAGCAGATATTGATAAGGAATCTAAAACCCTAGCAGGTAAAGAAGCTTCAGGTGTTCTAGGTACTTTTAAAGTAATTGGTAGAGCCTTGCAAAATATTAATTTTTTAGAATTAATGTTAGCATTAGCGACAATAATTATTATCTATGGATTTAAAAGAATTACTACGAAAATTCCAAGTGCATTAGTGGCCCTTGTGGTTGTATCTGGGGTTGCGGTTGGCTTTGGTTTAGATTATAGACCTATTGAACAAATACCAACAGGGTTACCAATACCAAAGTTTGAAATTTTTACAGAATTTAGCTTGAGTGCACTTACACCCTATATTTTTACAGCTCTTACCCTAGCTTTACTTGGTGCAATAGATTCTTTATTAACGAGTGTTGTTGCTGACAATATGACCAAAACGAAGCATAAACCGAATAAAGAACTAGTAGGTCAAGGTATAGGAAATACCATTGGGGCACTTTTTGGAGGTTTACCAGGAGCGGGAGCAACTATTAGAACAGTTGTAAATATTAATGCAGGAGGTAAAACAAGACTTTCAGGAATGATTGCTGGTGTTATGTTACTTATAATTCTGTTAGTTTTGAGTCCTGTAGCATCACAAATTCCAGCCGCAGTATTGGCAGGGATTTTAATAACTGTAGGTATTGGAGTAATGGATTATAAAGGCCTAAGAGCAATTCCTAGTTTACCAAGAGATGCAAAGATAGCCGGAATTAAAGTGAGTTCTGAAGTAATAATAATGATTGTCGTTTTGTTGCTTTCTACTTTTTGGAATTTGGTTTACGCTGTAGGGATTGGGCTTGTAATTGCTTCGTTAATGTTTATGAAAAAAATTGGCGATTTAACGGCGAAACGTTCAGACGTTAAGTCTTTGTCAAAAGAGAAATATTGGGATGATGAAATGGAAATGCCAGAGATATTAAAAGAAGAGGTGTTTATAAAACATGTTAAAGGTCCATTATTTTTTGGTTCTACTAGCGAATTTCAGAGTTTAGCAAAACAAATACCTGAAACTGCAACTGCCGTTGTTTTCAGAATGGATAGAATGCAATATTTAGATCAATCAGGATTGTATGCTTTGGAAGATGTTTTTGTGGATTTAAAACAACAAGGAAAAGATGTTTTACTGGTTGATGTTTTAGAGCAACCTTATTATTTAATGGAACGTATTGATATAATTCCTGATTTAATCCCAAAAGAGAATATTTTTACTACTTTTAAAGAATGCTTAGTTTGGATAAAAGCCAACGTTAGTGATAATAGTACTAAAAATAATAAATGA